Part of the Musa acuminata AAA Group cultivar baxijiao chromosome BXJ2-7, Cavendish_Baxijiao_AAA, whole genome shotgun sequence genome is shown below.
tcaagagaaTTTCCAAATAGATTCCTCATAGCAATTACACGACCATCACGAAGATCACCAGATGACGCAAACCAAATCAAACTGCCACTCACCTAAATAtccaatttatcaaaattatcctAACACAGCATGAACTCAGACTGAAAACATTTAGTATCCAGGAAATTACCGTAACATGTCCTAAAAACAGGTGAAACCACACAGACAAATAGCATGCCATCCATGAATTAAATGATGCCGTCTCACGTAGATGAAAATAGCAGCGTCAGAAATGAAACTAAAGATCGCTACTTTGCTTCAGAACCTGAGCTTGGTGAAGAACCATCGGTTCTTGCCGGTCTTAAAGCGCTCCTCAAGGCGAGCCTTGGTCTCCTTGGATGCGGTGACCTTCTTGTCGCGGGACTGGAGCGAATCGAGGGTGACGACGTCCTTGAGATCGACGTCGAGTGTGTAGCGGGTGGGCATGATGTGGCTATAGTTCACCAGCTTCAGAAACGCCTTCACGCGCGACTTCTTGGCCGTCTTCTTTGCGGAGTCCTTGCGGATCACCTTCTTCGGGTACTTGGCGATGCCGGCCACCAGGCAGTGCCCGTAGGGCCGCTCCCGG
Proteins encoded:
- the LOC135617910 gene encoding large ribosomal subunit protein eL27-like, with protein sequence MVKFLKPNKAVIVLQGRFAGRKAVIVRAFDDGTRERPYGHCLVAGIAKYPKKVIRKDSAKKTAKKSRVKAFLKLVNYSHIMPTRYTLDVDLKDVVTLDSLQSRDKKVTASKETKARLEERFKTGKNRWFFTKLRF